TCAGCGCCCACTtgagccccacccagcctctcaGGCCCCAGGCCCACGAGTCCCTGGCGTTCCCAGCAGAGGCAGCGGCTCTTCCCCCGGTCATTTATGGAGCGTAGGGCTCCCTGGCGGCTCCGCGTTTCCACGCCCAGCCGTGgacttccctccctcttcccgcACCAGCCACCTGGGCTGtgccgccccgccccccacagtTCACACTCTGCTTCCACTCCACACTTTCTCTTTCATGAGGCCTAATTACCAATGAAAATACAGGAAACAGGGATGTGAGTTCCAGttccactttctttttatttaaataaccgAAGCAACAGCCTTGGCACAGCAGAGGGAAGCTAGGTTGGGGTGTGTAAGAGGCGGCAGCAATGTGGCCCGATGTTGGGGGGAAGAGTGAGCAGTGACTGGGTCACAGTGGACTCCCCAAGCCCCTAAGTCAGGTTCAGCAGTCATGGCCGTGGGATTGGGGACACTATAAAGAAGCCATCAAATAGTGATGTCTCTCCAAGTCCCAGAGACCTCAGGGATGGGAACTAAGTCAGCTCCCTCAAGTGGCAGGGCCAGAGTATCCCAGTCAAGGGTCACGGGGCCCGGAAGGCATTTTCGGCAGCCCCAGCGGCTGCATTGGCAGCTGCGGTTCGCACTGCAGGGTTGGAGAAGACACCAGCAGCAAATTCTTGCTGGGCCTTCTGAAAGCTGGCACCTGTGCGGCGGTACAAGGAGTGGATCTGCGAGTAGAGGACAAAGACATTATAGTACATTCCAGCAGCTGTTGCCTCGCCCCAGCCAAACACCATCGTCACCACTCACCAGTCTGCTGCTCTAGCTTTTCCTTCTTGGCTCTGACCCTCCTTCCcaacacacatattcacacacacagaaacatacaCCCCAGAGGTCCATTAGCTGAGAACTTGCCCATCAGCCTGGCCCGCCTCAGTTCCTCCTGAATGTTCCACTCAGGCCCCTAGGGACCCGTGATCTCACCCTCTTGGCCCCATCTTCAACACAGCCCCTCACCCGCTTTAGCATCACAATTCCCAGCACAGCGATGCCAGTGAAGAAGAGGGCAACCAGCAGCATGAGCACAGCTACAGCCGTGTTGGTCTTCAGCACCACCAGAGCGGAGATCCAGCCACTACAAGGACGGGAAGGATGTGCTAGTGAAGAGGGGCTGCTCACAGCTGGGTCTTTGCCCTCCCAGCTTCTCCAGTGGTCAAGTTGCCAACGGGCCCTTTTCCCCCTCTTCCCATCAGCGGTCGCTCCTCTTGTCAGCCTGGCAGCATTCCACACACCACAATCCCAACTGCAGCTACTCTCTTCATAGCTTAATTTCAGTTTCTGAACCATTAGCTTCTAGCTCTCTAAGCAATTCCAGGCAGTACTCTCAGGACTCTCCCTCCTCTCTTAAACTACAGTTTGTAtgccttctccaggaagcctctcAGATTGACCACACGTAACCTTCTTCCTCTCAGTCTATGCCTGTCGACAGTTCTGTCTGGGCTCTATCTTGAAAGTATGTCCTACAGCTCATTGAACTAGCACCTCCCAAGgattaaaactgtattttctttttctgaactaCTTCTACCTCAGTACCGAGTGCCAGCTTGGTCTAGAGGActgggaggaaagggagagggtaACTTCACAGACCTGAATCCCCAACCGGGGATACCAATGGCCTGGAGAACAAACAGCACATCCTGGacgaagaaaatgaagaagaaaacgAAGAAATTGAATGAACTGTCGCTcctgcaaagagaaaaaaatggggagAGTGGAAGAAAAATCAGGACTGAAGGAGCAGACGTGGGGCCCGTCCCAGGTCCCCATTACcatccccacacacacacttaccGGAAGGCCTTATACATGGGGCGATACCAGCAGACAAAGGAGCAGGGAGTGAAAAGGAGTACCCAAAGGAGAGAAAGCCCAAAGCCTGAGCCGTTGCTGGTCTCCACACAGAAGCTGGCCAGGCAGGCGAGGAAGTTCAGGAGAAGAGCCAGAGTGCTGCCTAAGGGGCAGAGGAACAGGATGACAGGTCCTTCTGGACTGCAATGAAGAATCCTTCCCATCTGTGCTCACCCCACAACCCTCACCGAATGTGGCAGAGTAAGGAAAGGAAGGTAGCTCCTTCATGGAATCCTCAACTCAAcaggaagagacagagcaagcaaATCTCAATCACGTGTGATCACCTTGCAAAGACATTTAAATGATTCAGAATACATTTCTGCATGGGGACGAAGGAAAGTGGGGAGGGGGCAAGAACATATATTTGCTAGCAGGCTGGTGAACAGGTTCTAAATGGCTTTAAAAACAGCAACCCAGGAAGATTCATGGAGAAACTGCTTAAAATCAGAATGTTGAGGAGAGGTGAAGTGTCTGGTTCTAGATGAGTGGCCCTCGGGGCAGTTAAGAGATCTACCAGTAACTTCCTCCAAAAGGCTTCTCACTACTCACACATCCAGAGGTAGTACATGGTGGATACAGTCTTCTGAAATTCTTGGGGGATCTCCATGGAGATGTCCTGGAAAAAGCAGGGCTGAACTGGGCAAAAAGAAGGTAGAGGGGGCCAATTGTTCTGTCGAGCTGTAAGGCACAAAGAGAGTAGGAGGACCCCAGAAGTGAGGCAGAGACCAACAAAGGAAtcattcttccttcccttcatccCTGGGTCCTCTCTTTTACCTCCAATTTGGGGtccaaagagagaagagaaagtggaaaaagtAAAAGTAACAACAAGTGTTTGCTAATATTTATGACAGGTAAGCACTGCACCAAACACTTTACATACATGACCTtgtttaaccctcacaacaatcctgtcaAACAGATTCAAACATTATTTGCACTttgcaaataaagaaattgaggcacccaagattaaataacttgtctaagAGATCACGGTCAGTAAGTGGTATCTCCAAAATTCAAAGCcagcagtctgactccaaagccgaTGCTCTTAAGACCCCTTTTTTGCTCCTTCCAAACCATCAGATGCTCTCTCCCACCCTACCAAAGATCCACTTACTAGCAGTGCCCCCCAGGGCAGCATGCTGCAGCTCCCGCTCTCTGCGGTCTAACTCCTCTGCCTTCCGGTTGAGCTCCTCCTGTTTCTTTAGCAGCTCAGCTGTGGCTGCTGCAGCTGAGGCCTGCTCAGGATGAGCAGAGGGAATGTGAACCCTGGGCCCCAACActggcccctctccccagcccccacccacaaACCTGCTTTACCTGAGTGCTATAGGAGCCATAGTTCTTGGGTTCTGTGGGACTGAGCTTTCTCGAGGGCTGCAAAGAGGGAGCTGAAGGTGCAGGCaatggggcaggggcagcaggctcATAGGCTGGTGACACCTGTTGGGGCAAAGACCTTAGGGAACATCTAGTCCCTCATAACACAGGACTCTATAGAGTCTGCTTGAATGCTTTTAGACCCAGAACTGATTACCTTAAGGCAGCAGCCTTTCCTCCTCCTGTTAGGAAACTAATTCTTGTGTTCAATTTATGTCAGAGAACTTTTGATGACTTGCAGCAGCCCTCATCACCCCTCACATCCAATTCCTCAGCAAGGATTCAAAACACTCATCCACCATCTCTACCCCTTGTAACTTCTTAAAACTCACCATTTTCTATTCCAGTGGGACAAACAG
Above is a window of Lemur catta isolate mLemCat1 chromosome 3, mLemCat1.pri, whole genome shotgun sequence DNA encoding:
- the SCAMP3 gene encoding secretory carrier-associated membrane protein 3, coding for MAQNRDGGNPFAEPGELDNPFQDPAVIQHRPSPQYATLDVYNPFETREVSPAYEPAAPAPLPAPSAPSLQPSRKLSPTEPKNYGSYSTQASAAAATAELLKKQEELNRKAEELDRRERELQHAALGGTATRQNNWPPLPSFCPVQPCFFQDISMEIPQEFQKTVSTMYYLWMCSTLALLLNFLACLASFCVETSNGSGFGLSLLWVLLFTPCSFVCWYRPMYKAFRSDSSFNFFVFFFIFFVQDVLFVLQAIGIPGWGFSGWISALVVLKTNTAVAVLMLLVALFFTGIAVLGIVMLKRIHSLYRRTGASFQKAQQEFAAGVFSNPAVRTAAANAAAGAAENAFRAP